The DNA region CGCCGGCAAGCCTGTTTCGGGAGGACAAGTGAGATGAGAAGGACAACCGTCCTGCTCCTGTCGGCGTGGGGTGCCGTCGGGGTGGCAGGTGTTGCTCTGGCCGATGCCAGCCTCGAGCGGGGCGAATACCTGGTTCAAGGCCCCATGGGATGTGGAAATTGCCACACGCCCATCAGCCCGCAGGGCTTCGTCATGGATCAGGATCTGACCGGCCGCGTGGTCGAGGACAGCCCGGCCTTCCGCGCCGTGGCGCCAAACATCACGCCCGCAGGCCGCATCGCCGGGTGGAGCGATGCCGAACTGGTCAAGGCGATCCGCGAGGGCCTGCGCCCGGACGGCAGCCTGATCGGCCCGCCGATGCCCATCGGCCAGTACCGAGGTCTGTCCGACGAGGATGTTGCCTCGGTCGTCATGTACCTGCGCAGCATTCCGGCCACGCCAACCGCAGGAGACCTGCCCGCCAGCGAGTACCATATCCCCCTGCCCCCGGCCTATGGCCCGCCGGTGGAAAGCGTCAGCGCCCCGCCGCGCGGCGCCACTGCCGAATACGGCGCCTACCTCGCAGGGCCGGTCGCCCATTGCCTGGAGTGCCACACGCCGATGGGTCCACAGGGCATCGACGTCAGCCGCCTTGGTGCCGGCGGGTTCGAGTTCCACGGACCTTGGGGCACTTCGGTCGCGGCCAACATCACGCCAAGCGAGGATGGCATCGCGGCCTACAGCGACGACGAACTGGCCGCGATGATCACCATGGGCAAACGGCCCGACGGCAGCCCGATGATGCCGCCGATGCCCTACCCCTATCTGGCGAAGATGACGCCCGAGGACTTGCAGGCCGTCATCCTGTACTTGCGCAGCATGCCGCCTCAACCCGATCCCAAGGGCTGAACGGCCACTCCGGTCCCGCTGCATCATGCCGCAGGACCGGACGGTCCGCGCCGGGTCAGGCGCCGCGCGTTGGATTTGGTGCGTGCCCGCACCGGCTTCAGCGCGGCAAGCGCAACATCTGTGGCGGGCTTTCCCTGCGCCACTGCGCGCCCTGCCGCCCGGGCCGAGGCCACTGCTGCCTCTCCCTTCTCGGACACCATCCGGGTCATCTCGCCCGGCGCGGTGTTCCACAGCCCAGCCATTCCCCACAGGCGCATCGCGATCACCGCCTGCGCTTCGGCCAGCATCAGGCCCGACTGCATCCACAAGCGGAACACGTCCAGCGGCATGGTCAGCATGCTTCGTGGGGGCTGGGTCACGACCGTCTCCTTTCGAAGGGCTCTACACGTCGCCCATCACGGCGCCATTAAAGCCAAAAACACGCCGTGCTCCGGCCAATGGGACAAGCCGCACCTCGCGCACCTGTCCCGGTTCGAACCGAACCGCAGTGCCGGCGGCGATGTCCAGCCGCAAGCCTTTCGCGGACTCGCGGTCGAAACTCAGTCCCGGGTTGGTTTCGGCAAAATGATAGTGGCTGCCCACCTGCACCGGACGATCGCCGGTGTTAGCGACCATCAGCACCGTCACCGGCGCCCCGGCGTTCAACTCGATTTCGCCTTCGGCAGGGAAGATTTGTCCTGGGATCATCGCTGCCTCAACGGATAGGGTGGTGAACGGTCACGAGCTTGGTGCCGTCGGGGAACGTTGCCTCTACCTGCACGGAATGGATCATCTCTGGGATGCCTTTCATGCATTGCTCGGCTGTGATCACATGAGCGCCAGCTTCCATCAGGTCGGCCACGGACCGGCCGTCGCGCGCACCTTCAACCACGAAATCGGTGATCAGGGCCACTGCTTCGGGATGGTTAAGCTTTACGCCGCGGGCCAGACGGCCTCGCGCCACCATGGCGGCGAGACTGACCAGCAGCTTGTCCTTTTCACGGGGCGTCAGGTTCATCTTGGTCCTTCACATCTGCCAGACGCGCGGCAGCGGGCCGGGTCTGAGTACGGCAAGCAGCCGCAGGATCTGACGGCGCAGCGGCCAGCCGTCCACGGCTAGGAGCCGGACGACCAGCCGCCCGTCCCAGCCCGAGGCCGCACCACTCGTGCCGGGTTCGTCGAGAACACGCCGTACCGGCGCCAGTGCGTCTTCGGCGCCTGCGGCCACAAACGCCAGCGTGGCGAAGGCGCGGGCGCTGTCCAGCACCGCCGGGCCGGCTGTCAGCGCCGCGGTCTCCAGTCGCAGTGGCTCGACCAGAACTGGCGCACCGTCGCGCAGGATGTACCGCCGGTCGCTCAGGTGAACACGTGCCAAGGTTTCCCCCATGGCGGCTCGTCCCATGACCACCGCTTCCAGCATCAGGCAAGCGGCATCTCCCTCAAGGGCAATCTCGGTTCGGCGTTCCAGCGAGGCACCGTCAAACAGGATGGTTTCCTGCGGTAGCCAGTCCAGTCGCGCGCCCTGCCCCACCCGGTGCGAGACAACCATTTGCGCCGGACCGGAAGGGGCGCGATAGGCGCGCTCGGCCGTCTGGGTGGTGGCCGTTGCCGAAAGACCCGGCGCCGCTTGCAGCGCATAGCTCAGTCGGTCGCCCGAGGTCAGACCACCCGCGGTGTTGAGGAATACGATCTCGCCCGTCCGGCCCGACAAGAGAGATATCGCCTTTGCAGACCCCTGCTGGCGCAACCGACCCAAACCGATCACCCCGTCCGGCCGCGCTCGCAACGAGACGTTCGCCTCGCCTTCGGCCCGCTGATGGCGGCCTGCCGGGCGGATGAAGGGATCGACATGCGCGTTCATCTGTCCTCCGTCCCCACAGTTGGCGCGCGCAGAGCGGGAGTCTCAACCTGCGCCTGATGGGACATCGGGGCTGCGCCTGCGCCTCATGCGCCATCGCTCATGAAAGAACGAAATCGCCCAAAACATGAGCGACAAGAAAAGTTGGCAAACGGGCTCAGATCAGCGTCAGCGTGACCCTGCGGTTGATGCGGCCTTTCTTCTCGATCTTGCCAATCTCGACACGGCCTATCTCGCCGGTCCGGGCAACATGAGTTCCGCCGCAGGGCTGCAAGTCCACCTGCTTGTCGGGTGTTCCAATGCGGACCAGCCGCACCTTTCCCTGTCCGGTGGGTGGCATCACCGACATGGTCTTGACCAGTCCGGGATTCGCGGCCAATTCCTCATCGCTGATCCAGGTGTCGGTCACTGGAAGGTCCAGGTCCACAAGCGCGTTAACCCGCGCCTCCAGCGCCAGGACGTCATCGGGAGGCTCGGGCATGTCGAAATCCAATCGGCCCCGCCCGGCGCCGATCTGCCCGCCCGTCACCGGAAGAGGGATTACGACCGACAGCAAATGCAACGCTGTATGAACCCGCATGTGGGCATGGCGCCTTTCCCAGTCCAGCACCTGAAGGACCTCGGTTCCAGGCGGGGGCAGTTCCGCCGGTTCGGCGGGGACCAGCGCGACCAGGCCGCCCTCGGCCTTGACAGCCGTGGCCACCGGCAAACGAATATCGCCCCAGCTCAGCCAGCCGGAATCGCCCGGTTGCCCACCCGCCGTGGCGTAGAAAAGGCAACGGTCCAGAAGAATACCACCTTCGTCAGTATGTCCCAGGACCTTTCCCTGAGCCTCGCGCAGGTAGGCGTCCTCGCGGAAGAGAAGCTCGGACGGCATCAGCGTTCCTTTCCTTCCGGGGCATTATCCGCATCGACATCGGACTCCGGATCCAACACCGAATCCAGCTCGCGCTCGGCGATCTGCAATGGCGCGGGCACGGGCTCATCTCGCACTGCCCTTAGGCCGACGGCAGCCGCAACCTGCATCCCGTCGCGCAGGACAGCCCCCACCTCTGCAGCATTGACCAGGGTAATGTCGCGCTGCGCGAAGGGAATCGTGATGCCCTCTTGGGCAAAGCGTTCCACGATCTGGTGATTGATCTCGTTTCGCACCGAAAGCGAGAAGTTCACATCACGAAGGATCACACGGATTTCGAAAGTCAGGGCATCGTTTGTAAACCCCATGAACACCACCATCGGAGGCGGGTTCAGCAGGGCAAGCGGTTGCGCCTCGGCGATTTCACGGAGCACACGCTCGACCTTGCGCGTATCACTTCCGTAGGCAACGCCCACCGGAACGATCAACCGCCCGGACAGGCTGAACCGGGTCCAGTTCGTCACGCGTTGCGCGATCAGGTCCTGGTTGGGCACGATCACGTCGCTTCGGTCAAAGGTCTGGATGCGGGTCGACCGCACCGAGATGGATTTCACGGTGCCCTGAACGCCGCCGACCTCGATCCAGTCTCCTTCGGACACCGGCCGTTCGACCAGCAGGATGATGCCCGAAACGAAGTTGCCCACAATCGTCTGCAGGCCGAAACCGATGCCGACGGACAGCGCGCCTGCTACGATGGCCAGGCCTGAAAGGTCGATCCCTGCGGTGTCGATGGCGATCAGCGCGGAAACGAAGATGCCGATGTAGCCCACGCCGGAAATGACGGCGGTCTGGCCCCCAGGGTCCAGCGCGGTGCGCGGCAGCACGGTGCTGCGAAGCGCGCCCTGCAAAAGTCGGGTGATCGTGTAGCCGAAGGCAAAGATCACGACGAAATAGACGAAGTCCGCCGGCGAGACCTTGGTCTGCCCGATCTGGAACCCTTCCTGGAAACGGTTCCAGAGTTCAGTGATGTCGGATACGCGTGCACCCCACACAAGTGCAAAGACCGGAAGCGAGACAAGAACGAGGGCAAAGCCCATCAGGACGGGCACCAAGGCTTCTTGCGCACCCTCGTCGTCCCCGATCAGGACGGCATAGATTTCCACCGCAACCCGCTGCAACAGCACGAGAAGCGCCACTAGTGCGAGGGTCTGAATTGCCGGAAAGACCAGTGCGCCCGCAGCAGCGACATAGCCGAACCCGCCAAGCAGGGGCGCGACGATCCCAAGGATCGAGATGCCGCGTGACAGCACTGCAAGCACGCCATCAAAAGCGTTACCGGAGTCCTCCGACCCGGTGGATTTGCTGAACTGGCGATGCAGCAGGCGCCCCATGCGATACAGAAGGAACCCGGCCGCAAGGATGGCCGGGAACTGCAGCACGGCCATTGCCGCTTCCGAGGTGGCCACCTCGTTCAGCGACTCCTCGACTAGGTTGCTGAACCCCAGCACTATGCCAAGCGCCAACGTCAGCCTGCGGCCCTGAGTCCGTTGAGCCTCGGACATCCGGACACTTCGGTTCGCAAGCGGGATCTTGGGGAAAACCCAGCTCCCCAGCCAGGCAGCGGCATAGACCATGATCGCGACACCGGCGATCTGGGTCAGGATTGTCTCGCCCAGGACGCCCAGAACTCCCGTGGTCCGCACCGAGACCAGAAGCAGGAGGATGCCGATGGCCGGGAGAAGGATTTGCCCGAGCGACAGTAGAAAGGCCACCAGCCGCCGGAATCCCCCAGACTTCTGCTGAAGCCGGAGTGTCCAGCGTTCCATTATGCGCCTGCCGCGCAACAGAAAGAACAGGCCGAAGACAAGGGTGATCAGGATCGCGGGCAGGCTGTCCAGAGCCTGAGCGCGCGTTTCCGGCTTGCGGATCAGGGCCGTCGACTCGGCCACGACGGTCGATGCCGTTTCCCTGACAGCGTTGAACCCTGACGACCAGTTCGCCGGATTGAACGGCGCCGGCCAGATCTGCATCAGCTTGCTGGTCTGGCGCTCACGCAGCGTCCGGTCGATCTCGCGGATCAGGCCATCGGCGCGGCGATAGGCTTCCACGGCGGCTATACCTGGAGCCTGCAGACGGCTGAGCTGATCGTTCAACTCGGTCCGGCGCTTTGCGATCTCGGGCGCCTCGGTCTCGCCCTCGCCCGGAACCGGGCCAAGGGCAGCGATCTGGTCGCGCACCGTAGCGATGCGGTCGCCATTCGCGCTTTGCGCCGACAGCAGAGCCTCTCGCCAATCGGTCAACTGGGCGCGCAGAAGGTTCAGCGAAACATCCGTGGTCTCGGGATTGGACAGAGCCTGCTCCGCCCGAGTCGCCATGGCATTCCAGGCATCAAGGTCCGGCCCCTTGGCCCCGTCGCCCTTCAGAGGTGGCTCGACCACGGTCTGACCGGCGGCGCCGTCGGCCACGTTCGACGGCCCCTCCGCCTGCGGCGGAACCAGCGGCGGCGGGATGTCGTCGCGTTGCTCAGGCTTTGGCGCCGTATCCTGCGCAAGTGCCGGAACGCCAAACAGCCCCGCAGCCAAG from Neotabrizicola shimadae includes:
- a CDS encoding urease accessory protein UreD translates to MNAHVDPFIRPAGRHQRAEGEANVSLRARPDGVIGLGRLRQQGSAKAISLLSGRTGEIVFLNTAGGLTSGDRLSYALQAAPGLSATATTQTAERAYRAPSGPAQMVVSHRVGQGARLDWLPQETILFDGASLERRTEIALEGDAACLMLEAVVMGRAAMGETLARVHLSDRRYILRDGAPVLVEPLRLETAALTAGPAVLDSARAFATLAFVAAGAEDALAPVRRVLDEPGTSGAASGWDGRLVVRLLAVDGWPLRRQILRLLAVLRPGPLPRVWQM
- a CDS encoding alanyl-tRNA editing protein is translated as MPSELLFREDAYLREAQGKVLGHTDEGGILLDRCLFYATAGGQPGDSGWLSWGDIRLPVATAVKAEGGLVALVPAEPAELPPPGTEVLQVLDWERRHAHMRVHTALHLLSVVIPLPVTGGQIGAGRGRLDFDMPEPPDDVLALEARVNALVDLDLPVTDTWISDEELAANPGLVKTMSVMPPTGQGKVRLVRIGTPDKQVDLQPCGGTHVARTGEIGRVEIGKIEKKGRINRRVTLTLI
- a CDS encoding DUF3772 domain-containing protein; the encoded protein is MIRGLARAIAVAVLAAGLFGVPALAQDTAPKPEQRDDIPPPLVPPQAEGPSNVADGAAGQTVVEPPLKGDGAKGPDLDAWNAMATRAEQALSNPETTDVSLNLLRAQLTDWREALLSAQSANGDRIATVRDQIAALGPVPGEGETEAPEIAKRRTELNDQLSRLQAPGIAAVEAYRRADGLIREIDRTLRERQTSKLMQIWPAPFNPANWSSGFNAVRETASTVVAESTALIRKPETRAQALDSLPAILITLVFGLFFLLRGRRIMERWTLRLQQKSGGFRRLVAFLLSLGQILLPAIGILLLLVSVRTTGVLGVLGETILTQIAGVAIMVYAAAWLGSWVFPKIPLANRSVRMSEAQRTQGRRLTLALGIVLGFSNLVEESLNEVATSEAAMAVLQFPAILAAGFLLYRMGRLLHRQFSKSTGSEDSGNAFDGVLAVLSRGISILGIVAPLLGGFGYVAAAGALVFPAIQTLALVALLVLLQRVAVEIYAVLIGDDEGAQEALVPVLMGFALVLVSLPVFALVWGARVSDITELWNRFQEGFQIGQTKVSPADFVYFVVIFAFGYTITRLLQGALRSTVLPRTALDPGGQTAVISGVGYIGIFVSALIAIDTAGIDLSGLAIVAGALSVGIGFGLQTIVGNFVSGIILLVERPVSEGDWIEVGGVQGTVKSISVRSTRIQTFDRSDVIVPNQDLIAQRVTNWTRFSLSGRLIVPVGVAYGSDTRKVERVLREIAEAQPLALLNPPPMVVFMGFTNDALTFEIRVILRDVNFSLSVRNEINHQIVERFAQEGITIPFAQRDITLVNAAEVGAVLRDGMQVAAAVGLRAVRDEPVPAPLQIAERELDSVLDPESDVDADNAPEGKER
- a CDS encoding c-type cytochrome gives rise to the protein MRRTTVLLLSAWGAVGVAGVALADASLERGEYLVQGPMGCGNCHTPISPQGFVMDQDLTGRVVEDSPAFRAVAPNITPAGRIAGWSDAELVKAIREGLRPDGSLIGPPMPIGQYRGLSDEDVASVVMYLRSIPATPTAGDLPASEYHIPLPPAYGPPVESVSAPPRGATAEYGAYLAGPVAHCLECHTPMGPQGIDVSRLGAGGFEFHGPWGTSVAANITPSEDGIAAYSDDELAAMITMGKRPDGSPMMPPMPYPYLAKMTPEDLQAVILYLRSMPPQPDPKG
- a CDS encoding urease subunit gamma, producing MNLTPREKDKLLVSLAAMVARGRLARGVKLNHPEAVALITDFVVEGARDGRSVADLMEAGAHVITAEQCMKGIPEMIHSVQVEATFPDGTKLVTVHHPIR
- a CDS encoding antifreeze protein, producing MTQPPRSMLTMPLDVFRLWMQSGLMLAEAQAVIAMRLWGMAGLWNTAPGEMTRMVSEKGEAAVASARAAGRAVAQGKPATDVALAALKPVRARTKSNARRLTRRGPSGPAA
- a CDS encoding urease subunit beta; the encoded protein is MIPGQIFPAEGEIELNAGAPVTVLMVANTGDRPVQVGSHYHFAETNPGLSFDRESAKGLRLDIAAGTAVRFEPGQVREVRLVPLAGARRVFGFNGAVMGDV